A single window of Cottoperca gobio chromosome 9, fCotGob3.1, whole genome shotgun sequence DNA harbors:
- the rfk gene encoding riboflavin kinase produces the protein MKSLPYFCRGEVIRGFGRGSKELGIPTANFPDSVVDNLPADIGTGIYYGWACVGNGDVYKMVMSIGWNPYYKNTKKSMETHVIQTFKEDFYGEILSVVMVGYIRPERSYNSLEALIAAINNDIEEAKVKLELPEPLKLKDDNFFTSTPSSSSALPPTTASTSQTIMNGH, from the exons ATGAAGAGCCTTCCATATTTCTGCCGGGGAGAGGTCATTCGAGGCTTCGGGAGAGGAAGCAAAGAACTGGGAATTCCCACAG CCAACTTCCCTGACTCAGTAGTGGACAATCTTCCTGCAGATATCGGCACAGGGATCTACTATGGCTGGGCCTGTGTTGGTAATGGTGATGTCTACAAGATGGTGATGAGCATAGGCTGGAACCCTTACTACAAAAATACCAAGAAGTCCATG GAGACCCATGTGATTCAGACATTCAAAGAGGACTTTTATGGGGAGATTCTCAGTGTTGTCATGGTGGGCTATATCCGTCCGGAGAGAAGCTACAACTCACTTG AAGCGCTAATTGCAGCCATAAACAACGACATTGAGGAGGCCAAGGTCAAGCTGGAGCTCCCAGAGCCCCTCAAACTGAAAGACGACAATTTCTTCACCAGCACTCCCAGCTCGTCATCAGCCCTGCCCCCCACCACCGCATCCACATCACAGACTATTATGAATGGTCACTGA